Proteins encoded by one window of Candidatus Marsarchaeota archaeon:
- the dcd gene encoding dCTP deaminase: protein MSVITHNGIRKLLASGKLRIEPFDYSQIGPGSIDLRLGDEFRVFSSSAKALEVDDNLDHKVVSRLVRISEKGSITIKPGQFINGITMERISLPRAISGRIEGRSRFARIGLLVHVSSGFVQPGSDGRVVLEIANLSPVSLKLKPGVRICQIILEEARGGGAYKGRYYGQESP from the coding sequence ATGTCAGTAATAACGCATAATGGCATAAGGAAGCTGCTTGCAAGCGGCAAGCTCAGGATAGAGCCGTTTGACTACTCGCAGATAGGCCCAGGGTCCATAGACCTGAGGCTTGGCGATGAATTCAGGGTTTTCAGCAGCAGCGCGAAGGCCCTTGAAGTGGATGACAACCTGGACCACAAGGTAGTTAGCAGGCTGGTCAGGATATCAGAGAAAGGCTCGATAACGATAAAGCCAGGCCAGTTCATAAACGGCATAACAATGGAGCGGATAAGCCTGCCGCGGGCGATTTCAGGCAGGATAGAGGGCAGGTCGAGGTTTGCAAGGATTGGGCTGCTCGTGCACGTAAGCAGCGGCTTCGTGCAGCCTGGCAGCGACGGCAGGGTCGTGCTTGAAATAGCGAATCTGTCCCCAGTAAGCCTTAAGCTCAAGCCTGGCGTCAGGATATGCCAGATAATACTCGAAGAAGCAAGGGGCGGAGGCGCATACAAAGGCAGGTATTACGGCCAGGAAAGCCCGTGA
- a CDS encoding B12-binding domain-containing radical SAM protein: MAKYVLVSDSSLSASYRDFPLLEFLPSAPAHAVPNSIYYFLKGPLYDADSEGRSKITTYALRKLEAALLQRNSRSDVVVAHEDHLGQLITDDTEIIAVNTMDPLGIGPLTMSYFVLMGAEKGAWVAKEWRALMAKINAARKGKKAKLVVGGPGVWEFTIHPEELDAMNIDYAFQGESEDVICDLFEQLSAGSLDKNEFFEGYMTIDDDFHRSYVSNPKFISRNKSIGTSVPLEKIPLIQGPVHSGMVEIMRGCGIGCDFCEVTLRPLRYYTNEMIRKEIEVNVKLGGFDNAWLHTDEFFGFRHTKPTFEPNEEALIDLVTNVMSIKGVRRTNPTHARISPAAAYPELIEKLSRIMKAGLSNWIGVQVGVETGSDILAKKHMPNKTLPLKIGADGSWSEIVWRGTRNMNKYYWRPAFTIQSGQRDETPEDNWDTVALINKMSNSYVDRRPLEFTITPMQNVPLGLIKSKGFSVGMLTESQFAMYYASYRHLYKMALRNARRESKGNPVVKMGTASVISLGGWVMMKFVEKLARKAGVDIEKVKRYGLTSESEKIETLVEFNKT, translated from the coding sequence ATGGCAAAGTACGTATTGGTTTCAGATTCAAGCCTCTCAGCAAGCTACCGGGACTTTCCGCTCCTGGAATTCCTGCCAAGCGCCCCTGCGCACGCAGTTCCTAATTCGATATACTACTTCCTGAAAGGCCCGCTCTACGATGCAGACTCGGAAGGCAGGTCGAAGATAACCACCTATGCGCTTAGGAAGCTTGAAGCCGCGCTGCTCCAGAGGAACAGCAGGAGCGACGTTGTGGTGGCTCACGAGGACCACCTCGGCCAGCTCATAACTGACGATACTGAAATCATAGCGGTCAACACCATGGACCCGCTCGGCATAGGCCCGCTTACAATGTCATATTTTGTGCTTATGGGCGCCGAGAAAGGCGCATGGGTCGCCAAGGAATGGCGCGCCCTGATGGCCAAGATAAACGCCGCAAGAAAGGGCAAAAAGGCCAAGCTCGTGGTCGGCGGCCCAGGCGTATGGGAATTTACCATACACCCGGAAGAGCTTGACGCGATGAACATAGACTATGCGTTCCAGGGCGAGTCCGAGGACGTCATATGCGACCTGTTCGAGCAGCTTTCCGCAGGCTCGCTGGACAAGAACGAATTCTTCGAAGGCTATATGACAATAGACGATGATTTCCACAGGAGCTATGTCAGCAATCCCAAATTCATATCAAGGAACAAAAGCATAGGCACTTCTGTGCCGTTGGAAAAGATCCCGCTGATACAGGGCCCTGTGCACTCAGGCATGGTCGAGATAATGCGCGGCTGCGGAATAGGTTGCGATTTCTGCGAGGTCACGCTAAGGCCGCTGAGATACTATACCAATGAAATGATAAGGAAGGAAATAGAGGTGAACGTCAAGCTTGGCGGATTCGACAACGCCTGGCTCCATACTGACGAGTTCTTCGGCTTCAGGCACACAAAGCCGACATTCGAGCCCAACGAGGAAGCCCTGATAGACCTTGTAACGAACGTCATGTCAATAAAAGGCGTGAGGCGCACCAACCCCACGCATGCAAGAATATCTCCGGCAGCAGCCTATCCAGAGCTTATAGAGAAGCTTTCTAGGATAATGAAGGCAGGCCTGTCCAACTGGATAGGCGTGCAGGTGGGCGTCGAGACAGGCAGCGACATACTTGCAAAGAAGCACATGCCAAACAAGACCCTGCCGCTGAAGATAGGCGCGGACGGCAGCTGGAGCGAGATCGTATGGCGCGGCACAAGGAACATGAACAAGTACTACTGGAGGCCGGCGTTTACAATACAGTCTGGCCAAAGGGACGAGACGCCTGAAGACAACTGGGACACTGTAGCGCTTATAAACAAGATGAGCAATTCCTACGTCGACAGAAGGCCTTTGGAGTTCACAATAACGCCGATGCAGAATGTGCCTCTCGGCCTTATAAAAAGCAAGGGCTTCAGCGTAGGCATGCTCACGGAATCGCAGTTCGCAATGTACTACGCAAGCTACAGGCACCTTTACAAGATGGCGCTTAGGAACGCAAGGCGCGAAAGCAAGGGCAATCCTGTTGTCAAGATGGGCACTGCATCAGTAATATCGCTTGGCGGCTGGGTCATGATGAAGTTCGTGGAGAAGCTTGCAAGGAAGGCTGGAGTAGACATAGAGAAGGTGAAGCGCTACGGCCTTACAAGCGAGTCGGAAAAGATCGAAACCCTGGTGGAATTCAACAAGACGTGA
- a CDS encoding adenine phosphoribosyltransferase, whose translation MLLNEELRNAIIDIPDYPKKGVAFKDVTPVFQDGGLFSKTVEALAAELAGIGIGKGCFIAGVEARGFIIGAALALKLNTGFVPIRKAGKLPRAAIKESYELEYGTASIEMESDAMPKGSRVVIADDLLATGGTSIAAYNLVRRQGSNPVAFAFIVELSYLNGRRRLPCKAVSLLSYA comes from the coding sequence ATGCTTCTTAATGAAGAGCTGCGCAATGCGATCATAGACATACCCGATTATCCAAAAAAGGGAGTTGCATTCAAGGACGTCACGCCAGTATTCCAGGACGGCGGCTTATTCTCAAAAACTGTTGAAGCGCTAGCTGCAGAGCTTGCTGGCATTGGCATTGGCAAGGGCTGCTTCATAGCAGGCGTCGAGGCAAGGGGCTTCATAATAGGCGCTGCCCTGGCGCTTAAGCTGAACACCGGGTTCGTGCCGATAAGGAAGGCAGGCAAGCTGCCGAGGGCTGCGATAAAGGAGAGCTATGAGCTTGAGTACGGGACCGCTTCAATAGAGATGGAAAGCGATGCAATGCCGAAAGGCTCGCGCGTTGTAATAGCCGACGACCTGCTTGCTACAGGCGGCACTTCAATAGCCGCCTACAATCTTGTAAGAAGGCAAGGCTCAAACCCCGTGGCGTTCGCCTTTATCGTAGAGCTCTCATACCTGAACGGCAGGCGCAGGCTTCCGTGCAAAGCGGTGTCGCTGCTTTCCTACGCATGA
- a CDS encoding DEAD/DEAH box helicase, giving the protein METFEKFGIKESILRALSEIGFESPTEVQAETIPEALANKDLIVRSKTGSGKTAAFAIPILQRLSGSGVQALVIAPTRELALQIEGVFRSIGKYAGARTAIVYGGVSINPQIERIERGANIVVGTPGRIIDLMERGALDLSSIKTLVLDEADIMLEMGFIEDIQYIIEKLPPTRQMMLFSATMPKKIKEVAYEYMRSIKSIEVGGEEELAVKHIENTYALVSRTSKFSTLLAYIEQYKPRKAIIFSKMQRSTEVIYRILRDQGYSPIMLHGGMTQAKREYAMQNFRHAKEGILIATNVAARGIDIVDVSDVINFDAPEEPAVYLHRVGRSARMGRNGRAFTIIEREDYGLVGSIEAFAGIKLNRIDVNASKFEHINFGKYFSRDSANRGHGFQRQHSQYPQRSQHSGSGMNRRRESKSRFYNKR; this is encoded by the coding sequence TTGGAAACATTTGAAAAATTCGGCATTAAGGAAAGCATACTGAGAGCGCTAAGCGAAATAGGGTTTGAAAGCCCGACAGAAGTTCAGGCAGAGACAATACCTGAAGCGCTTGCGAACAAGGACCTGATAGTCAGGTCAAAGACTGGAAGCGGCAAGACCGCGGCATTTGCCATACCTATACTGCAAAGGCTGTCCGGCAGCGGCGTCCAGGCGCTGGTTATAGCGCCGACAAGGGAGCTTGCGCTGCAGATAGAGGGCGTATTCCGCAGCATAGGCAAATATGCTGGTGCCAGGACCGCCATAGTATACGGCGGCGTTTCAATAAACCCGCAGATAGAAAGGATAGAGCGCGGCGCAAACATAGTCGTTGGGACGCCAGGCAGGATAATAGACCTGATGGAGCGGGGCGCCCTTGACCTGTCTTCCATAAAAACGCTTGTGCTTGACGAAGCGGACATAATGCTGGAGATGGGATTCATCGAAGACATACAATATATAATAGAAAAGCTCCCTCCAACCAGGCAGATGATGCTTTTTTCAGCAACGATGCCAAAGAAGATAAAGGAAGTTGCATACGAATACATGCGCTCCATAAAGAGCATAGAAGTCGGCGGCGAAGAGGAGCTCGCAGTGAAGCACATAGAGAACACCTACGCATTGGTGAGCCGCACATCAAAATTTTCAACGCTTCTTGCATACATAGAGCAATACAAGCCCAGAAAGGCGATTATATTCTCGAAGATGCAGCGCAGCACTGAAGTAATTTACAGGATACTGCGCGACCAGGGCTATAGCCCAATAATGCTGCACGGCGGCATGACCCAGGCGAAGCGCGAATACGCAATGCAGAATTTCAGGCATGCCAAAGAGGGCATACTCATAGCGACAAACGTTGCTGCCAGGGGCATAGACATAGTAGACGTATCAGATGTCATAAACTTCGATGCACCCGAAGAGCCTGCAGTTTACCTGCACCGCGTCGGCCGTTCAGCGAGAATGGGCAGGAACGGCAGGGCATTTACGATAATAGAAAGGGAAGATTACGGTCTGGTGGGAAGCATAGAAGCCTTTGCCGGAATAAAGCTTAACAGGATAGACGTAAACGCCAGCAAATTCGAGCACATAAACTTCGGCAAGTATTTCAGCAGGGATAGCGCCAACAGGGGCCATGGATTCCAGAGGCAGCATTCGCAATATCCGCAGCGATCCCAGCATTCCGGCAGCGGCATGAACCGCAGGCGCGAAAGCAAAAGCAGGTTCTACAATAAAAGATAA